GTATCTTTACTAAAAAACTACGTTTTCAAAGCCTTCTGCACCGCTTTTTGTTCTGCTACCAAGTCAGCTCGTGGTGGAGAAAAGACTTCGATCATGCGCAAACCTCTATCGGAACTGTAGTTGCCATGCTCAACGTTGGAAGGTATGAGGAGCACATCGCCTTCCTCAAGGTGATACAGTTTGCCATCGACCATGAAGTCACAAGCACCATCATTGACTATCACAATCTGTTCCGGCTCATGGCGGTGAGGAGTAATACGGATATTGGGCTCCAGAGTTACGAAACTGACCGTCATCCTCTCTGAAGATACGATGTAGTTTTTAGCACCGGGATTAAGCTGCATTAGCGGAGTATCAGAATATTTAACGACACGTTTGTTGTATTCCTCCTGAGTAGCGTATGGCTCTTTCTTTTCCATCTTAATAGAACCCTTTCCTTACTTAGTCGCTTTACTAATATTGATTTCTTCTTTACTCCAGCTACGTTAAATCTGCTTATATCCTCTATTTTTCATCTTCAACCTTGAGTGCCATGTTCTTTTCTTTGGCCCAACCCCCTTCATAAGGCGAACGGTAAAAATGCTGCAGTTTTACGTTGCTCATAAGCCATTTTCCGTTTATTTTCTTATATTCATCAATATACAGACAACTTGACCAGAAGCCTTTGCCATTGCGCAAGATTCCTGAATTCATCCCGTACCATGTCCCATATGCTCTGTTACCTTCTACGGTGATGTCAGGCGCAACAATCCGGTGACACGAAAATATCATGTGTTTTGACATTCCTGCAAAGTACTCCTTAATTGCCTCTCTCCCCCGGACCATCCCCCACGCTTCCCCACCCCATACGGCGTCTTCCGTAAACAGCTCCCCCAGTTTTTCAACATTGAAGTTATCATCCACATATTTGGCATATCGGACCTTGAGTTTCTTGATTTCCTCCAAATCTTCTAAAGCCTGAACCCTCTTTTCTAACTCTTCTAAAGTCATTTCGTCTCCTTTCTCTACCTGCTTTACAGTTCCTGTCTTCTGGTTCTTTATTATAGATGAATTGTGGGAGATGAGTCATATTATACTCACAATTTATAAGAGTGTAAATTTTAGCAACGCGTGAAATTTAATTTGGTCTCCGTAACTTAATTTTTCAGTTTTTATAAGTAACAAAACGTCAGATTTTGTCTTACGTAAAAAGAAAGACATCCCATTTCAGGGACGTCTTTTTACAGCATTTTTTTAAAGTCAGTTTGTCAAATTACCGATTTTCTCTCTCTTCTCTATCGCTTGTCTGGTATTGCTCGCGCATACTGCTTCACGACGCGGAGTTTCATAATATAAAATACTCACTCAACTACTGTAGCAATTACAGGTAAATGTAACGCTCATCCAATGGTCTATGCATTCGCAAGGTCTTGTGTCAGTGTTTAAAGATTATCATCATGATAGGTTACTTCACAACATTGCTACAAGCTGGATGAGAGATTTTCCTGCCCTTAAGGCAACCCAGGCATAAGAGTATTCTCGTGTGCAGCTATAAGATCATCCCCTGCCATCACTATATTGCCATCGATGATTTCATATGACACAGGTGCTTTGGGAAAATCAACACACGCTCCTTCGATTCCCGCACCTGTTTTTGCCTCGAACGTGGTCGCGCAAGTATCACATACCAAGGTCAAGGCATTACTTTGGAGCGAAAAACCCATAGACCGACAAGGTGGACAAATATTGGAACGCACATAGGTCTTTCCTCCCAGTTCGTAAGCCATGAAGGCTATATCACCGCCTAGTGTAGCTAACTTGAAATGGACTAGCCTGTTATTCCCGACTTCACTTGCCGGAATAGACGCAGTATCACCGGTTATCCGCGCAGTAATCCATGTAGCCTTTATGGGCGTGATATCTTCCGAACTGTTGCATGCAACAGTGCTCAAAATCACCAAAATTAATAGTGTACCTATGGCTATTCCTTTCCGCATCTCTTGTTTCCTTTCTTCTAAAATAAAGCCGTCATAATGGTCATTTCATTCGTTCAGCAACTACTTGTCACCGCCTCATTTTGATGCCTCATCTATCTTATCGTGTAGTGAAAGGACATCATTATATCCGGTGACTTCTCTGATATATTGCTCTTTATCTATTAAGATTAACGTCGGATAACCATATTCCCTGAGATAGCGCGTATATTTGCGAACAATAGAATTATCGGTATCAAGAATCCAAGGCCATACCAGGTTATTCTCCTCTGCAAATTCGCGCAGCACATCCGGTGGGCAGCAGCCACAAAAGACTGAAATCGGTATGAAGTCATCACGCTCTTCTTTCAGGTCTCTGATTGCCAAGAGCTGAGCTGAAACTACCTGATTGAGCGATGGGGAACAACCGTAGTTCACGAAGTTTAGTAGTACTGTGGAACCGTTAAACTGATTAAGGGAGATCGTCTCGCCGGTTACAACATCTACAGCGGTAAAATCTGGAGCAGCGATTTTCAAATCGTTTGATTCCGTTAGCTCATCTTCCACTACCACGATGTCTCCAGTAAGTCTGGGTACCAGAAATTTTCCAACAAGCTCAGCCCAGGTAACTTTATGGGTCCCCGGGGTAGTCATGGAGCCTATAAAACTCACGAGTTGACTTGCACCAGCAGCAAGAGTTACTTCCGTCGTTGCCGCAGTGGTATCATCTATCATCAGTCCGGCAGTATAAATACCCTCAGTATCACCTGTATTTGCCACCTGAGCGGTGATAATTACTTCCACTCCAGGATTAACCTCAGACGGGTTAATCGTTAACTCGGCAGTCTCGAAGGCTGGTAACTCTGGAGATGCTTTCTCTGCCATTTGTTCAGGCGCTGACACCTCGGCGGAGCTACATGCGGTTACAATGCCGATAAGAATGACAAAAATAAAAAGAAAAAAGATTATCCT
This Chloroflexota bacterium DNA region includes the following protein-coding sequences:
- a CDS encoding cupin domain-containing protein, encoding MEKKEPYATQEEYNKRVVKYSDTPLMQLNPGAKNYIVSSERMTVSFVTLEPNIRITPHRHEPEQIVIVNDGACDFMVDGKLYHLEEGDVLLIPSNVEHGNYSSDRGLRMIEVFSPPRADLVAEQKAVQKALKT
- a CDS encoding nuclear transport factor 2 family protein, with translation MTLEELEKRVQALEDLEEIKKLKVRYAKYVDDNFNVEKLGELFTEDAVWGGEAWGMVRGREAIKEYFAGMSKHMIFSCHRIVAPDITVEGNRAYGTWYGMNSGILRNGKGFWSSCLYIDEYKKINGKWLMSNVKLQHFYRSPYEGGWAKEKNMALKVEDEK
- a CDS encoding DUF2318 domain-containing protein, producing the protein MRKGIAIGTLLILVILSTVACNSSEDITPIKATWITARITGDTASIPASEVGNNRLVHFKLATLGGDIAFMAYELGGKTYVRSNICPPCRSMGFSLQSNALTLVCDTCATTFEAKTGAGIEGACVDFPKAPVSYEIIDGNIVMAGDDLIAAHENTLMPGLP
- a CDS encoding redoxin domain-containing protein, which translates into the protein MRMLRYNPRIIFFLFIFVILIGIVTACSSAEVSAPEQMAEKASPELPAFETAELTINPSEVNPGVEVIITAQVANTGDTEGIYTAGLMIDDTTAATTEVTLAAGASQLVSFIGSMTTPGTHKVTWAELVGKFLVPRLTGDIVVVEDELTESNDLKIAAPDFTAVDVVTGETISLNQFNGSTVLLNFVNYGCSPSLNQVVSAQLLAIRDLKEERDDFIPISVFCGCCPPDVLREFAEENNLVWPWILDTDNSIVRKYTRYLREYGYPTLILIDKEQYIREVTGYNDVLSLHDKIDEASK